The following is a genomic window from Staphylococcus saccharolyticus.
CATTTCAATTTCTAATGATTCTTCTTTAAACCATCCTTTTTCGAGACCTATGATTACGGCATATGGTCAGGATTTAAAAACCATTCTAAACCTACAGTTAATTTGTCCATAAAAAAATCCTCCAGTAACTCATTTTTTGCGCAAAAAAGTGAATTATCAAAGAAATTAGCAATTATCGTTCACTTTCCTACGCTGGTTTTAACCAACAGGTTCGAGGGTTGAAAGTAGCCTTTCTCTCAGCAAATTTAATTGCACCCCTAATGATACATTCTATTCTAATTACAGAATAACACAGATGTATTTAATAAAAAATAAAACACATAGTAAAGAAGAATATTGTAAAAAAATAAGATAACGTTTTTCAACGCCAGCCTATCATATACTCTATTAGCATTAAACCAAGCTAACTTCATTTACATCATGCCAATGAGTTTCATCCATAATGAACCAATACCAATCCAAATGATGAAGTATATGAAACCAAGAACGATGTTCATGAGCCACCAACGTTTCTGAGTGACATAACCAGCTGTATAAAGTATAGGTGCTGGACCACTACTATAGTGTGTTGTTGATGCAAGTAAGTTTCCAAAGAATCCTAGCATTAATGCACTGAACACTGGTGGTGCTCCTGCTGTAACTGCCACACCAAGTAAAGCGGCGTACATTGCGCTTATATGTGCTGTTGCACTTGCAAATAAATAATGTGAGTAGAAGTAGAATAGGATGAGTAATACTAAGACGATTGGCCAACTGAAGCCACCTAAACTTTGCGCAATTATCTTACTTAACCATGGAATAAATCCTAACTTGTTTAATTGATCAGCCATTAATACAAGTACTGAGAACCATACAAGGGTATTCCATGCGCCTGTTTCATTTAAAATATCTTTCCAACTTAATACACCTGTAAGTAATAATAATGATAAGGCGATGAAAGCAGTAAGTGTTGCATCAATATTTAAGAAACTACCAAACACCCACAGTGCCAATGCAACAATGAAGATACCAATCATAAATTTCTCTGCTCTAGACATAGAACCCATGCCTTCTAGTTGTTCTGTCGCCCATTTTTTAGCATTAGGGGTTTCTTTGACGGCAGGTGGATACACTTTATAAATAATCAATGGCACTATAATTAATGAAATTAATCCAGGCACTATCGCTGCGATAAACCAGTTCATCCAGGTAATTTGAACGTGAACGGTCTTTTCTGCTAGGCTTTGCGCAATTGGATTACCAGCCATAGCAGTTAAAAACATGGCAGCAGTGATTAAGTTACCTTGGAATTCAGTAAAGATTAAAAATGCACCCATTTTTCTTTCAGTACCATCTTTAGGTGATGAACCAAAAGATTCCGAGAGGGATTTAATGATTGGAAACATAATACCG
Proteins encoded in this region:
- a CDS encoding anion permease, which produces MGHTVKYSKFILPIVVGLIICALTPFKPDALNNQSWYMLTIFVSTIIACITQPMTIGAVSIVGFTFMIFIGVANTKTAVQGFGNSSIWLIATAFFISRGFVKTGLGRRIALQFVKLFGKKTLGLAYSLVGVDLILAPVTPSNTARAGGIMFPIIKSLSESFGSSPKDGTERKMGAFLIFTEFQGNLITAAMFLTAMAGNPIAQSLAEKTVHVQITWMNWFIAAIVPGLISLIIVPLIIYKVYPPAVKETPNAKKWATEQLEGMGSMSRAEKFMIGIFIVALALWVFGSFLNIDATLTAFIALSLLLLTGVLSWKDILNETGAWNTLVWFSVLVLMADQLNKLGFIPWLSKIIAQSLGGFSWPIVLVLLILFYFYSHYLFASATAHISAMYAALLGVAVTAGAPPVFSALMLGFFGNLLASTTHYSSGPAPILYTAGYVTQKRWWLMNIVLGFIYFIIWIGIGSLWMKLIGMM